ATCAAGATATCCAAGAGCCCTTAGGCGTTCTTTCACTTTTTCTTCGTCTTCCTTACTGAAGGCTTCCTCTTCATCATCATCCATATTTGCTATCACCTCTCGAAGCACATAAGTGACGTAACCTGAAACGGAGGTGAATCCAGTTCCTTTTATACGTTCCTTTATTTTTTCTACGAGAGGTGTTGGTATGGAAACAGTCGTATACTTTTTATCGTCCATATTATCACCCACTCTGTAATTAAATATCATTATAAAAGTTTTGCCCCGATGGAAAGACACTGTATACAACCAGTTTCTCAAAGAAAAGGGAAAGTTTACCAAGTTCTTCGAATTGGTAATATGGCTTAAATTCACCGATAAGTTTTTTGATGTTGCCCAGCGTTGAAAGTATTATGTATATTTTTCCTCCAGAATTTAAGTGATATGATGCACCTCCCAAAAATTTTTCCGTTATCTCTACACCGTCTTTTCCTCCCTCCCATGCCTCTTCTGTCTTATCACTTGGAAGGTGGGGCGGATTGAAAATAATAACATCAAAACTTTCCTTCACATTTGAAAATAAATCACTTTGCCTAACGGTTAGTTTTATGCCGTTGTTATCTGCGTTTTCCTTTGCGTTTTTTACGGCTTTTTCATTTTTATCAACGGCAGTTACAACAGCTCCTTCCTTTGCCGCATGTAATGCAATTATGCCGGTTCCTGTCCCCATATCAAGAACTCTTTCTTTTCCCACGTTTATGCATTGTATGAGAAAGTATGAATCTTCGGAAGGGGGATAAACCCCGTCATTTACCCTTACCTTTATGCCCGTGTCAATTTCCATGCGGATAAATTCTTTGCGTATTATTATTTTTTCCTTATCACCTGCTGATGTAAACATGCTTTTGTGCTTTTGGAAAGTATTCCTTTTGTTACGAAAGAATAGTTCCCCGAATCGGATATTGAATACGGAATTCATGGCAAACTCCGGTGGTGGTCAGCCCGATACGAAGACCCGCAGCCCTGGGCCGGAATAGTTTAAATCTCTTTTTCTTTTCCTTCAGTTAGGGCGGTAAAATGATCCATTCCTTCCCTTGCCCCCCTTGCAAATACTATGTCTCCTTCTTTTAAAATGGTGTTTTTATCCGGATCGTATATCCATCTGTTTTTTCTTTTTATGGCGATTATCCACATACCAGTCTTTGATGCAAGCTCGATATCCCCAAGCTTTTTGTCTTTTAGAATCGATGACGGGGCAACAGTCGCTCTGACAAATACTTCGTCTGATGCAAGAACACTCTCTTTTATTATCGGATGTAGTTCCACATCTCTCAATTCAACATCTGCTATCTCTCTTGCACTATCTGCTATCATTTCAGAGCATATCGCAAGCTGAATCATCGCAAGCGCATCGTTCACTTCCAGCTCTTCATTTTTCACATCCCTTATAGCAAGTCTTTGAAAATTATCGTTTAGTACATCCATAAATTCTTCCAGTTCGTATACCTCTTCTGCTAGGTCCCTGCTGTCATATATAACTGAAGAATATGCCAAATCTACCATAAATGCAGCCTTCTCTTTCAGTTCCAACAGCATTTTTTCAGCTTCCTTCTCACTCATTCCAATACCCCTATCTCTCCTTTAAAAAATTTGTTGAGTTGATCGAGCCCCTTTTCCGGCCCTACCCCTATTACAACATCCCCCTTATTCAGCGTTATATCCTTTGGATTGTACAACCATCTTTTCCCCCTTCGTAACGCTATGATT
This region of Candidatus Thermoplasmatota archaeon genomic DNA includes:
- a CDS encoding TrkA C-terminal domain-containing protein → MSEKEAEKMLLELKEKAAFMVDLAYSSVIYDSRDLAEEVYELEEFMDVLNDNFQRLAIRDVKNEELEVNDALAMIQLAICSEMIADSAREIADVELRDVELHPIIKESVLASDEVFVRATVAPSSILKDKKLGDIELASKTGMWIIAIKRKNRWIYDPDKNTILKEGDIVFARGAREGMDHFTALTEGKEKEI
- a CDS encoding HemK2/MTQ2 family protein methyltransferase codes for the protein MEIDTGIKVRVNDGVYPPSEDSYFLIQCINVGKERVLDMGTGTGIIALHAAKEGAVVTAVDKNEKAVKNAKENADNNGIKLTVRQSDLFSNVKESFDVIIFNPPHLPSDKTEEAWEGGKDGVEITEKFLGGASYHLNSGGKIYIILSTLGNIKKLIGEFKPYYQFEELGKLSLFFEKLVVYSVFPSGQNFYNDI
- a CDS encoding CopG family transcriptional regulator; translated protein: MDDKKYTTVSIPTPLVEKIKERIKGTGFTSVSGYVTYVLREVIANMDDDEEEAFSKEDEEKVKERLRALGYLD